From the Ctenopharyngodon idella isolate HZGC_01 chromosome 3, HZGC01, whole genome shotgun sequence genome, one window contains:
- the aldh16a1 gene encoding LOW QUALITY PROTEIN: aldehyde dehydrogenase family 16 member A1 (The sequence of the model RefSeq protein was modified relative to this genomic sequence to represent the inferred CDS: inserted 1 base in 1 codon), whose product MAGISTKTVHEIFQTMEYGSSSSSTATAQSWLEKHSRTLGFFIDGKFSSPADRQTQDVTDSKGVVCSTVCAKDEDVASAVSSAAGAFKTWSELSCYQRAKVFLKLAGVLQRHSQCVSELCELSQSSTSPAALIRLAQYYASWAQLRDTLMPEWTPQGVVAVVVSDDCSVYFLLLKVLPALSMGNAVIVVPGKSTTLPALLLAQLFMEAGIPAGVLNVVTGSEASLAAKVAQNPQVNYLTYSGRKQTGEAVAKATAGWGVSMTLSLTHNSVCPFIIFDSADLDSAVDGVIELAFKKKRDFQWVLFVQESVLDSVVARLKLRMTGMKCVSLVTETDRNLIDVVVQEAQQQGATLIQPCSPPSTGGLYPPTVLCGLAPSCESVISPPPGPVLPLLSFRSSAEGVTLGNHSPHGQAASIWTEDLTLALESAKSLCLGSVWVNCHSVMDPALPLCGRRESGNCTDGGREGLYQFXRPSLSPSLPHSSPSSINYAAFGSAESKFMIPEGFDPSSVPRFYSQLVGGQLRKADSGCSRSVLAPGGAVLAHCPDGGRKDVRNAVEAAIKVQPGWIKKSPATRSQSLYSLADSLDKRRRDMAVSIQTQTGISFEEAEKEVELSISRLSDWAARCDKEQGGTPFPPQSGSALSTPEALGVLGVILPSSKPLLSLVSLLGAAVAMGNAVVMVPSEKYPLPALEFIQVLQASDIPAGLVSIITGGRDQLTQALANHSVIQSIWYWGSKEGCQFLQYSCISPLKRLWLHCEEEEEKEAGRNWACSDPSLQEELWRKAVVWKSIWIPTA is encoded by the exons ACGAAATCTTTCAGACTATGGAGTATGGATCATCCAGCAGCAGCACTGCAACTGCACAG TCCTGGCTGGAGAAGCACTCTCGCACTCTTGGCTTCTTCATTGATGGAAAATTTTCCAGCCCTGCAGACAGGCAGACCCAGGATGTGACTGATTCCAAAG GGGTGGTCTGCAGCACTGTTTGTGCTAAAGATGAGGATGTTGCGTCTGCTGTCTCCTCTGCAGCTGGAGCCTTCAAAACCTGGAGTGAACTGAGCTGTTACCAAAGAGCCAAAGTGTTTCTCAA GTTGGCAGGTGTTCTGCAAAGACACAGTCAGTGTGTATCTGAGCTGTGTGAGCTCTCTCAGTCTTCTACCTCTCCTGCGGCGCTCATTAGACTGGCCCAATACTACGCCAGCTGGGCTCAGCTACGAGACACACTCATGCCTGAGTGGACCCCGCAAG GTGTCGTGGCTGTGGTAGTTTCAGATGACTGCTCTGTATATTTTCTTCTGCTCAAAGTTTTACCAGCCCTATCTATGG GCAATGCTGTTATTGTAGTGCCTGGCAAGAGTACCACTCTTCCTGCCCTTCTGTTGGCTCAGTTGTTTATGGAGGCTGGAATCCCTGCTGGAGTGTTGAATGTGGTGACAGGCAGTGAAGCATCACTGGCTGCCAAAGTGGCTCAAAATCCACAAGTGAACTACCTGACCTATAGTGGACGCAAACAGACTGGAGAAGCTGTGGCTAAAGCAACAGCTGGCTGGGGAGTATCcatgactctctctctcacacacaactCTGTGTGCCCTTTTATCATCTTTGATTCGGCAGACCTCGACAGTGCTGTGGATGGAGTGATAGAGCTGGCCTTTAAGAAGAAGAGAGAT TTCCAGTGGGTGCTCTTTGTGCAGGAATCAGTGTTGGACAGTGTTGTGGCCAGGCTAAAGTTGAGAATGACTGGGATGAAATGTGTTTCTCTTGTCACTGAAACTGACAGAAACCTTATAGATGTTGTTGTTCAGGAGGCACAGCAGCAGGGGGCAACA CTGATCCAGCCATGTTCTCCTCCTTCTACTGGTGGTCTCTACCCCCCTACTGTACTATGTGGTCTGGCTCCCTCCTGCGAGTCTGTGATTTCACCTCCTCCAGGCCCTGTGCTGCCTCTCCTATCCTTCAGAAGCTCTGCTGAGGGAGTTACACTCG GAAATCACAGTCCTCATGGTCAAGCTGCCTCCATCTGGACTGAAGATTTGACATTGGCTTTGGAGTCTGCAAAGAG TCTGTGTTTGGGTTCTGTGTGGGTGAACTGTCATTCTGTAATGGATCCCGCACTGCCTCTATGCGGACGGAGGGAGAGCGGGAACTGCACCGATGGAGGCAGAGAg GGGCTGTATCAGT TTCGGCCGTCTCTTTCACCCTCCCTCCCTCACTCCAGTCCCAGCTCTATTAACTATGCTGCTTTTGGCTCTGCGGAATCCAAATTCATGATACCTGAAGGTTTTGATCCTTCCAG tgTCCCTCGCTTTTACTCACAGTTAGTGGGTGGTCAGTTGCGTAAAGCTGACTCGGGCTGCAGCAGGTCAGTGTTGGCCCCTGGGGGCGCTGTTCTAGCTCACTGCCCAGATGGAGGCAGGAAGGATGTCCGGAATGCAGTAGAGGCCGCCATTAAAGTCCAGCCTGG GTGGATAAAGAAGAGCCCTGCTACACGCTCTCAGTCCCTTTATTCACTTGCCGACAGCCTGGATAAGAGGAGGAGGGACATGGCTGTATCAATCCAAACTCAAACCGGCATCTCATTTGAAGAGGCAGAGAAAGAGGTGGAGCTTAGCATCTCCAGGCTCTCTGACTGGGCTGCACGTTGTGATAAAGAACAGGGTGGAACTCCA TTCCCGCCCCAGTCTGGCTCTGCCCTGTCAACTCCTGAGGCTTTAGGAGTGCTGGGAGTGATTCTCCCCAGCTCTAAACCACTGCTGTCTTTGGTGTCTCTGCTGGGGGCAGCTGTTGCCATGGGTAATGCTGTTGTCATGGTGCCAAGTGAAAAATACCCTCTTCCAGCTCTtgaatttatacag GTCCTGCAGGCCTCTGATATCCCTGCCGGTCTGGTCAGTATAATAACAGGGGGCAGGGATCAACTGACCCAGGCACTTGCCAACCACAGTGTTATTCAAAGCATTTGGTATTGGGGAAGTAAAGAG GGCTGTCAGTTTCTTCAATACTCCTGTATCAGTCCCCTTAAACGTTTGTGGCTACActgtgaagaggaagaggagaaggaAGCAGGCCGAAACTGGGCCTGCTCAGATCCCTCTCTTCAAGAAGAGCTTTGGAGGAAGGCTGTGGTCTGGAAGAGTATATGGATCCCTACTGCATAA
- the fthl27 gene encoding LOW QUALITY PROTEIN: ferritin, heavy polypeptide-like 27 (The sequence of the model RefSeq protein was modified relative to this genomic sequence to represent the inferred CDS: deleted 1 base in 1 codon), translated as MDSQIRQNYDRDCEALINKMVNLELYAGYTYTSMAHYFKRDDVALPGFAKFFKKNSEEEREHAEKFMEFQNKRGGRIVLQDVKKPERDEWDNGLVAMQCALQLEKNVNQALLDLHKAASEKGDPHLCDFLETHYLNEQVEAIKKLGDHITNLSKMDAGKNRMAEYLFDKHTLDGDS; from the exons ATGGATTCTCAGATTCGCCAGAACTACGACCGCGACTGCGAGGCTTTGATCAACAAGATGGTGAATCTGGAGCTTTACGCTGGCTACACTTACACTTCCATG GCTCACTATTTTAAACGGGATGATGTGGCTCTTCCCGGTTTTGCCAAGTTCTTCAAGAAGAACAGCGAGGAGGAGCGCGAGCATGCCGAGAAATTCATGGAGTTCCAGAACAAGAGGGGCGGACGCATTGTCCTTCAGGACGTAAAG AAACCTGAGCGCGATGAGTGGGACAATGGGCTGGTTGCTATGCAGTGCGCTCTTCAGCTGGAGAAGAACGTCAACCAGGCTCTGCTGGACCTGCATAAGGCC GCATCTGAGAAGGGAGACCCTCAT CTGTGTGACTTCCTGGAGACTCACTACCTGAATGAGCAGGTTGAGGCCATCAAGAAGCTTGGTGACCACATCACCAACCTTTCCAAGATGGATGCTGGCAAAAACAGGATGGCGGAGTACTTGTTTGACAAGCACACCCTGGATGGAGACAGCTAA
- the LOC127509224 gene encoding THAP domain-containing protein 6-like — protein MPASCAAWGCTNRCTIENRSRGITFHRFPKDSELRRQWEVAIRREGFSSSEFSVLCSGHFKPEGFDRSGQSVRIRDGAAPSAFCFPTHLQRIGLYH, from the exons ATGCCTGCTTCGTGTGCTGCTTGGGGCTGTACAAATCGCTGCACAATTGAAAACAGGTCTCGGGGAATTACCTTTCACAG GTTTCCCAAAGACAGCGAGTTGAGGAGACAGTGGGAAGTAGCTATAAGAAGGGAAGGTTTTTCCTCAAGCGAGTTCTCTGTGCTTTGCAGTGGGCACTTCAAGCCGGAGGGCTTTGACAGGTCAGGTCAGTCTGTCAGGATTAGGGATGGAGCTGCACCATCGGCCTTCTGTTTCCCGACTCATCTACAAAGAATAGGTTTATATCACTAG